One genomic segment of Catalinimonas alkaloidigena includes these proteins:
- a CDS encoding tetratricopeptide repeat protein, which yields MLRHISFFIFFIISTVACQPSEQDTHVASPQSDTLALGKISFEVEGSEEAMPHFMRGVAALHNFWYPEALEAFQKAREVDPDFAMAHWGEAMSHNRTFWQNQDKAAALEVLNQLAPSSEERLALASSEKEKMYLQSLDILYGEEGDKLTRDRAYMQFMKQFYDKYPDDHEVASFYALSLLGVLRNNQGGEKERMQAAAVVQKILAENEQHPGAVHYLIHALDDPLHAPMALEAAYTYARIAPESNHALHMPSHIFVQLGLWDEVINSNIDAFAASQKWVERKELTIADWDYHSLAWMSYGYEQSGQFEKSQQNLQKIKDAMNEVESGAADYYMPLMQANYIINSEKWKVLPAPEIEDRGGRGLYVRCSQMLASGLSAVHLKEWQAADEALQHMDKVKKRLQKKEDAYHVKLCEINEKALNGYLKFAQGNTAASQKLFEEGMALEESMNPPTGPPDVVKPIHELYGEVLLAMGEADKAMESFGIALERTPKRSASVLGMARAAEMMNDRATAYQYYQQFLENWKNADPNQAEIPEAEQYLALNPDQEDKASVYLPTPVQAPLDQRLSINQCLPTGMKLN from the coding sequence ATGCTGCGTCACATAAGCTTTTTTATATTCTTTATCATTTCCACTGTTGCATGCCAACCATCGGAACAGGATACACATGTTGCTTCTCCTCAATCAGATACGCTTGCTTTAGGAAAAATTAGTTTTGAAGTGGAGGGTAGCGAAGAAGCCATGCCCCATTTTATGCGTGGCGTAGCAGCCTTGCATAATTTCTGGTATCCGGAAGCCTTGGAAGCTTTTCAGAAAGCCAGGGAAGTAGATCCTGACTTTGCCATGGCCCACTGGGGCGAAGCCATGAGCCATAACCGTACTTTCTGGCAAAACCAGGACAAAGCTGCCGCTCTGGAAGTGTTAAATCAACTTGCCCCTTCTTCCGAAGAAAGACTAGCTTTAGCTTCTTCAGAAAAAGAAAAAATGTATTTGCAGTCATTGGACATACTGTATGGAGAAGAAGGAGATAAACTCACCAGAGATCGTGCTTACATGCAATTTATGAAGCAGTTCTATGACAAATATCCTGACGATCATGAGGTTGCTTCCTTTTATGCGCTTTCGCTGTTAGGAGTTTTGAGAAACAATCAGGGAGGTGAGAAAGAACGTATGCAGGCTGCAGCGGTAGTTCAAAAAATACTGGCAGAAAATGAACAGCATCCGGGTGCGGTACATTATCTGATACATGCTCTGGATGATCCTTTGCATGCACCTATGGCACTTGAGGCTGCTTACACCTATGCCAGGATTGCCCCTGAGTCCAATCACGCCTTGCACATGCCCTCCCATATTTTTGTGCAACTGGGCTTGTGGGATGAGGTGATCAATTCTAATATTGATGCCTTCGCAGCATCTCAGAAGTGGGTAGAAAGAAAAGAGCTGACCATCGCCGACTGGGATTATCACAGCCTTGCCTGGATGTCTTATGGTTATGAGCAGAGTGGACAGTTTGAAAAGTCTCAACAGAACCTGCAGAAGATCAAAGATGCCATGAATGAAGTGGAAAGTGGTGCCGCGGATTATTATATGCCTCTCATGCAGGCGAATTACATCATTAATTCAGAAAAGTGGAAAGTCCTTCCTGCGCCTGAAATTGAAGATCGTGGGGGTAGAGGCTTGTATGTGCGTTGCAGCCAGATGTTAGCTTCCGGACTTAGTGCAGTGCATTTGAAAGAATGGCAGGCTGCAGATGAAGCATTGCAACATATGGATAAGGTCAAGAAAAGGCTTCAGAAAAAAGAAGATGCTTATCATGTTAAGCTTTGCGAAATCAATGAAAAAGCGCTGAACGGCTACCTTAAGTTTGCTCAGGGCAATACGGCAGCTAGCCAAAAGCTGTTTGAAGAAGGAATGGCACTGGAAGAGAGCATGAACCCTCCAACAGGTCCTCCCGATGTGGTTAAGCCGATTCATGAGCTTTATGGAGAAGTTTTACTGGCAATGGGCGAAGCGGACAAAGCCATGGAAAGTTTTGGAATCGCATTAGAACGCACTCCTAAGCGAAGCGCTTCAGTATTAGGAATGGCAAGAGCAGCCGAAATGATGAACGATCGTGCTACCGCATATCAGTATTATCAGCAGTTTCTGGAAAACTGGAAAAATGCGGATCCTAATCAGGCAGAAATCCCTGAAGCAGAACAGTACCTTGCCCTTAATCCCGACCAGGAAGATAAAGCGTCGGTCTATCTGCCTACACCTGTACAGGCACCCTTGGATCAGCGCTTATCTATTAACCAATGCCTGCCCACCGGCATGAAGCTCAACTGA
- a CDS encoding NRDE family protein has product MCTLTYLPTSEGFLFTSNRDESTAREKAVFPSSSHSKSGKLLMPLDPEGGGTWILTAENGEAACLLNGAFVNHTRKPPYRKSRGRVIVESFDFEHVSEFLDTYEFDNIEPFTLIKVVSTSEGRALHDIRWDGHRLQHSLSDSSQAHIWSSVTLYDEQMRAKREQWFVEWLASGNEFTAQNIQDFHLHGGEGDSTVDFKMTRSGGLQTISLTCMDIRANEAQVEYNNLLFNQKASETLKLKSFVGRT; this is encoded by the coding sequence ATGTGCACATTAACCTATTTGCCTACTTCAGAAGGCTTTCTTTTTACATCTAACCGAGATGAAAGTACTGCTCGCGAAAAGGCAGTTTTTCCTTCATCAAGTCATAGCAAAAGTGGAAAACTTTTGATGCCCCTAGACCCAGAGGGGGGAGGAACCTGGATACTGACAGCTGAGAATGGTGAAGCAGCGTGCCTCTTAAATGGTGCATTTGTAAATCATACACGTAAGCCTCCTTATCGCAAAAGCAGAGGGAGAGTCATCGTAGAATCTTTTGATTTTGAACATGTATCTGAATTTTTGGATACATATGAATTTGATAATATTGAGCCTTTCACTTTGATAAAAGTCGTGAGTACATCTGAAGGTAGAGCACTGCACGACATTCGTTGGGATGGTCATAGGCTTCAGCATAGCCTGTCAGACAGTTCACAAGCTCATATCTGGTCATCAGTAACCTTATATGATGAACAAATGCGCGCTAAAAGAGAGCAGTGGTTTGTGGAGTGGCTGGCCTCAGGAAATGAATTTACCGCACAAAATATACAGGATTTTCACCTGCACGGAGGAGAAGGAGATTCCACTGTGGATTTCAAAATGACTAGAAGTGGAGGGTTGCAGACGATCAGCCTTACCTGCATGGACATCCGTGCTAATGAAGCACAAGTTGAATATAATAATCTGCTATTCAACCAAAAAGCATCGGAAACGCTAAAGCTGAAAAGTTTTGTGGGTAGAACTTGA
- a CDS encoding IS982 family transposase, whose amino-acid sequence MTDYTIAIYCFMDDYLKISQPHIDIRRKVSDAEILTTALLSAQYFYGNQHTTCQYMQQHHGMAKIDKSNFNRHLHRLSNTLIRIFLALGESLKQLNTASRYLIDSFPVAVCKNIRIGRCKLLKHESYRGYNASKRQYFYGFKVQVVTTADGIPVDYLITAGSIHDNTALQAMSLYLPQGSELYADSAYTHYELEDLYEECDQVRLLVERKSNSKRQDNAAMRFLKKHYRKRIETCFSQVTARFPGKIHAVTPQGFLLKVVLFLFAFTFNKTLSTT is encoded by the coding sequence ATGACAGACTATACTATTGCAATATATTGTTTTATGGACGATTATTTAAAAATCAGCCAACCCCACATAGACATTCGTCGCAAAGTAAGTGATGCGGAGATATTAACTACTGCCCTGCTCTCAGCCCAGTACTTTTATGGCAACCAGCACACTACTTGTCAATACATGCAGCAACATCATGGGATGGCCAAAATAGACAAGTCTAACTTTAATCGCCATCTGCATCGCCTATCAAATACTTTAATCAGGATCTTTTTAGCATTGGGGGAGAGTCTCAAGCAACTCAACACTGCAAGTCGCTACTTAATAGATTCGTTCCCAGTAGCTGTTTGTAAAAACATTCGTATTGGGAGGTGCAAGCTACTAAAACATGAATCTTATCGGGGATACAATGCCTCCAAACGACAGTATTTCTATGGTTTTAAGGTACAGGTAGTTACCACCGCCGATGGTATACCAGTGGATTATTTGATCACGGCTGGTTCTATTCACGACAATACAGCTTTACAAGCTATGTCCCTATACTTACCTCAAGGTAGTGAACTTTATGCTGACAGTGCTTATACGCATTATGAGTTGGAAGACCTTTATGAAGAATGCGATCAGGTGCGCCTATTGGTAGAGCGAAAATCTAACTCAAAAAGGCAGGATAACGCAGCTATGCGTTTTTTAAAAAAGCATTACAGAAAGCGTATTGAAACCTGCTTCAGCCAAGTTACTGCTCGCTTTCCCGGAAAAATCCATGCAGTTACCCCACAGGGGTTCTTGCTCAAGGTCGTTCTGTTCCTATTTGCTTTTACTTTTAACAAAACATTATCCACAACTTAA
- a CDS encoding RNA polymerase sigma factor, whose protein sequence is MQETNTEDQLFVDQIKSGDEESVVAIYQAHRNGFIQWAQSTYHADEPTAADVFQDAVICLHHNITCGKLETLTSSLKTYLYAIGKNILRKKLQKESVLDKDENWMIENLYVEPLDNFATNDRQRFVANLMETIGEPCKTILKLFYFKGFSMGAIAQAMDYKNENVAKTQKLRCLTTLKHKLRNQYSGDEFYGD, encoded by the coding sequence GTGCAAGAAACCAACACCGAAGATCAACTATTCGTAGATCAAATTAAGTCGGGTGACGAAGAGAGTGTCGTTGCCATATATCAGGCTCATCGCAACGGCTTCATACAATGGGCACAGTCTACTTATCATGCAGATGAACCTACAGCTGCAGATGTATTTCAGGATGCTGTGATCTGTTTACATCATAACATCACCTGCGGTAAGCTGGAGACGCTGACCAGTTCACTGAAGACCTATTTATACGCAATTGGAAAAAATATTCTGCGCAAAAAGCTTCAAAAGGAATCAGTGCTGGACAAAGATGAAAACTGGATGATTGAAAATCTGTATGTGGAACCTCTGGATAATTTTGCTACCAATGACAGGCAGCGCTTTGTGGCAAATTTGATGGAGACGATAGGTGAGCCTTGTAAGACGATTCTCAAATTGTTCTACTTTAAAGGATTTAGTATGGGGGCTATAGCCCAGGCTATGGATTACAAGAATGAAAATGTAGCTAAAACACAAAAGCTACGGTGCCTTACTACCCTGAAACACAAGTTGAGAAATCAGTACAGTGGAGATGAATTTTATGGAGACTAA
- a CDS encoding penicillin-binding protein 1A, translated as MSDTTSKQQGQKKGHSNLYKWIVRGVWIAFIAFLIGFPLYIYTVSVDFLGLYGGLPSLEALENPKSDLSSELYSADNILLGKYYRENRSPVTYEELSPNLVNALVATEDIRFSEHSGIDLIGLARVGWGVFKNVVTFGASGLEGGGSTLSQQTAKNLYKTRTGENEGPLMQIPGLRILIVKTKEWLVAVKLEKYYTKKEILAMYLNTANFSSNSYGIKVAAKTFFNKHPHDLTIEESATIVGMLKASTYYNPARNPENSKGRRNVVIGQMYKNDFISEQQYDSLTSLPIVLDFKVDSHNEGLATYFRTVVQNWLLRWAREHGYDLFEDGLRIYTTIDSRMQEHAENAVKAHMQYQQELFRDHWKGRGEPWRDEEGEVLKGFIPMLAKRSERYQSLEKTYGKGNDSIDVVMNTPVEMTLFSWEAENNEIDTLMSPIDSIKYMQSFLHSGFMSMDPHNGHIKAWVGGINHKYFKYDHVMQGKRQPGSTFKPFVYAAAIDNGYSPCYEVVDAPVTFSVYTDGEEDTWTPQNATGGYSGDRMTIRQAMAQSKNSITAFVMKRIGPETVVEYAKRLGINSNIEAVPALSLGGGGDVSVYEMVGAYSTFVNHGTWTEPVFITRIEDKEGNTVYENPVNTREALSEETAYLMLYMLRGATEEEGGTGQGIAREIREGNEVGAKTGTTQNYSDGWFMGVTKDLVSGVWVGGDSRSVHFSTLALGQGARMAMPIWVEYMKSVYADERLDYEKGPFERPAGGISIEIDCDKYKSDIFGEEPDSLMVDEPVEQLDEESIF; from the coding sequence ATGTCTGATACAACGAGCAAGCAACAAGGCCAGAAAAAAGGCCATAGTAATCTTTACAAATGGATTGTAAGGGGAGTATGGATAGCTTTTATAGCTTTTTTAATAGGGTTCCCCCTTTATATTTACACGGTGAGTGTGGATTTTTTAGGCTTATATGGCGGGCTACCCAGCCTTGAAGCCCTTGAAAACCCCAAAAGCGACCTTTCGTCTGAACTTTATTCTGCCGACAATATCCTGCTGGGTAAATACTACCGGGAAAACCGTAGTCCAGTTACCTATGAAGAGTTGTCGCCCAATCTAGTAAATGCTTTGGTCGCAACTGAGGATATACGCTTTTCCGAACATAGCGGAATAGATTTAATCGGTTTGGCACGTGTTGGGTGGGGGGTGTTTAAAAATGTGGTTACCTTTGGCGCCAGTGGGTTGGAAGGGGGGGGGAGTACCCTTTCTCAACAAACTGCGAAAAATCTCTACAAAACGAGAACCGGTGAGAACGAGGGGCCGCTTATGCAGATTCCCGGTTTACGAATACTTATAGTTAAGACAAAAGAGTGGCTGGTAGCTGTAAAACTGGAGAAATATTACACTAAAAAAGAAATTTTGGCTATGTATCTCAATACTGCTAATTTCAGCAGTAACTCATATGGTATCAAGGTGGCCGCCAAAACCTTTTTTAATAAGCACCCTCACGATCTCACCATAGAAGAATCTGCCACCATTGTAGGTATGCTTAAAGCTTCCACCTATTATAATCCTGCCAGAAACCCTGAAAACTCCAAGGGTAGAAGAAATGTAGTGATTGGCCAGATGTATAAAAACGACTTTATCTCCGAGCAGCAATACGATTCGCTTACCTCTTTACCAATTGTTCTGGATTTTAAAGTAGACAGCCATAATGAGGGTTTAGCTACGTATTTTCGTACTGTAGTACAAAACTGGTTGCTAAGGTGGGCAAGAGAGCATGGCTATGACCTGTTTGAAGACGGATTAAGGATATACACTACTATTGATAGCAGAATGCAGGAGCATGCTGAGAATGCTGTAAAAGCACATATGCAGTATCAGCAGGAACTGTTCAGAGATCATTGGAAAGGAAGAGGAGAACCTTGGCGTGATGAGGAAGGTGAAGTGCTGAAAGGCTTTATTCCTATGTTGGCAAAGCGTTCTGAACGTTATCAAAGTTTAGAAAAGACATATGGGAAAGGTAATGACTCCATTGATGTGGTTATGAATACACCAGTGGAAATGACATTATTCAGCTGGGAGGCCGAAAATAATGAGATAGACACCCTAATGAGCCCTATTGACTCTATCAAATATATGCAGAGCTTTCTGCATTCCGGCTTTATGTCCATGGACCCTCATAACGGACATATCAAAGCCTGGGTAGGAGGGATTAATCATAAGTATTTTAAATATGACCATGTAATGCAGGGAAAAAGACAGCCTGGTTCTACTTTTAAGCCATTTGTCTACGCAGCCGCCATTGATAACGGATACTCACCCTGTTATGAGGTAGTGGATGCTCCGGTTACATTCTCAGTATATACAGATGGCGAAGAGGATACCTGGACGCCTCAGAATGCCACAGGAGGCTATTCAGGAGACCGTATGACGATTCGGCAGGCAATGGCTCAGTCTAAAAACTCTATTACTGCTTTCGTGATGAAGCGCATAGGGCCTGAAACCGTAGTAGAATATGCTAAACGATTAGGGATTAATAGCAATATTGAGGCTGTTCCTGCACTTTCATTAGGAGGTGGAGGAGATGTTTCAGTATACGAAATGGTAGGTGCTTACAGTACTTTTGTCAATCATGGTACCTGGACTGAACCCGTGTTTATTACACGAATTGAAGATAAAGAGGGAAATACCGTGTATGAAAACCCGGTAAATACACGTGAGGCATTGAGTGAAGAAACCGCCTACTTAATGTTATATATGTTAAGAGGTGCTACCGAAGAGGAAGGAGGCACAGGTCAGGGGATAGCCAGAGAAATAAGAGAAGGAAATGAAGTAGGAGCCAAGACAGGTACTACACAAAACTATTCAGATGGGTGGTTTATGGGTGTCACAAAAGACCTGGTATCAGGTGTTTGGGTAGGTGGTGATAGCCGAAGTGTCCATTTTAGTACACTGGCGCTAGGCCAGGGCGCGCGCATGGCAATGCCTATATGGGTAGAATATATGAAAAGCGTGTATGCAGATGAAAGGCTTGATTATGAAAAAGGACCATTTGAAAGACCCGCAGGAGGTATTTCTATTGAAATAGATTGTGATAAATACAAATCAGACATATTCGGTGAGGAGCCTGATTCACTCATGGTAGATGAGCCGGTAGAGCAACTGGATGAAGAGAGTATTTTCTAA
- a CDS encoding tetratricopeptide repeat protein, giving the protein MKVKVFSKYYILWWAILLGGLSACAPERSGMVASVYHNTTSRYNALFYANMRMDEIQAAILESQENNFNDILEIYPQVDTALISSLDQQIEDCLKKASIAIERHPNSRWADDSYILVGMCRMYKQNYEDAIKTFKYVNTESEDDDARHRALIHLMRTFIEAQEQNNAIAVSDYLKKEDLNDVNKAKLFLTRAHLAQLNENYSTMVGNLLLAAPLLDNDEGRARTYFIIGQLYQDLGFDAQAYQNYEEVLKSNPEYELYFYARLNMAQVYDLTKENDTRKIRKYFKKLLKDKKNLEYKDKIYYEMASFEQKQGNLDEAMEYYNESVQASINNNRQKAYAYLALGRIYYSDKKNYQQAKLYYDSTMTVLPQDEEEYEQIAERQEVLDNFVKHLTTIQEQDSLLALSKMDSLELDTYLDQLIEDENRLLAEQEQESKRQNRSVRNNSFEQLSSPFARDDDQNQAASGENWYFYTPSAISIGRTEFVRRWGNRELEDNWRRSEKTIDENFAQDNVNAIDAAENIPSQGPVTENTSDNRKQQLYADIPFTEEAQLEALVSIEDAYYNLGGIYNFDLEEKHNAIETFETMLARFPETEYEPEVLYELYLLYKGLEDEAYVKYKNQILQNHPESIYAKILENPNYREESSLASEKMKKIYKSAYELYDEGKYKEALQMINASLKEFSDNDFTDNMQFLKVLITGKTEDFYQYQLGLQNFLEVFPESDLYTYAEQLLEKSRTFKEEEAKRRGANYRERFDRQHSFIILYNNVQKISTDLPKAINAFNSQKFADKNLTVANLMLEGGKVMIIVEKFDDIESARAYFEEISGEENPVLQLSAEQRNEVGESFVITEDNLNILLQTQDVDEYLRFFEKHYM; this is encoded by the coding sequence TTGAAGGTAAAAGTTTTTTCCAAATATTACATTCTTTGGTGGGCTATATTACTTGGTGGATTATCCGCTTGTGCGCCTGAGAGAAGCGGAATGGTGGCAAGTGTATATCATAATACCACTTCCAGATATAATGCTTTGTTTTATGCCAATATGCGTATGGATGAAATTCAGGCGGCTATCTTGGAAAGCCAGGAAAACAACTTTAATGATATTTTGGAGATTTATCCCCAAGTAGACACTGCACTTATTAGTAGCTTAGATCAACAGATTGAAGACTGTTTAAAAAAGGCGTCTATTGCCATTGAGCGCCATCCTAACAGTCGCTGGGCAGATGATAGCTACATTCTGGTGGGTATGTGCCGAATGTATAAGCAGAATTATGAAGACGCAATCAAGACATTTAAATATGTGAATACTGAAAGTGAAGATGACGATGCCCGTCACCGTGCTTTGATTCACCTGATGCGTACATTTATAGAAGCACAGGAGCAAAATAACGCAATTGCGGTTTCGGATTACCTCAAGAAAGAAGATTTAAATGATGTTAATAAAGCAAAGCTTTTTCTTACCCGGGCACATCTGGCGCAACTTAATGAAAACTACAGTACGATGGTAGGTAACCTGCTTTTAGCAGCTCCTCTACTGGATAATGATGAAGGTAGAGCCCGTACGTATTTTATTATTGGACAACTTTATCAGGATTTAGGTTTTGATGCTCAGGCCTACCAAAACTATGAAGAAGTACTCAAAAGCAATCCTGAATATGAGTTGTATTTTTATGCTCGCTTAAATATGGCTCAGGTTTATGATCTTACCAAAGAGAATGATACCCGCAAGATCCGTAAGTATTTTAAGAAGCTGCTTAAAGACAAGAAGAATCTGGAATACAAGGATAAAATCTATTATGAGATGGCTTCTTTTGAGCAGAAGCAGGGCAATCTGGACGAAGCAATGGAATATTATAATGAATCGGTACAGGCCAGCATCAACAACAATCGTCAGAAAGCATATGCCTATCTTGCATTAGGGAGGATTTACTACAGCGATAAGAAAAATTACCAACAAGCCAAGCTGTATTATGACAGTACAATGACGGTATTGCCTCAGGATGAAGAAGAGTATGAGCAGATTGCTGAACGGCAGGAAGTACTGGATAATTTTGTCAAACACTTAACTACGATACAGGAACAGGACAGCCTTCTGGCTTTGTCTAAAATGGACTCACTTGAACTTGACACATATCTGGATCAACTCATTGAAGATGAAAACCGCCTTTTGGCTGAACAGGAACAAGAAAGCAAACGTCAAAACCGAAGTGTAAGAAATAACAGTTTTGAGCAGTTAAGCTCACCTTTCGCACGAGATGATGACCAAAATCAGGCTGCCAGCGGAGAAAACTGGTATTTTTATACCCCTTCCGCAATCAGCATCGGGCGCACTGAATTCGTTAGGCGCTGGGGTAACCGTGAACTGGAAGATAACTGGAGGAGGTCTGAAAAAACTATTGATGAAAATTTTGCCCAGGATAATGTGAATGCAATAGATGCTGCTGAAAATATCCCTAGCCAGGGGCCGGTGACTGAAAACACATCAGATAACAGGAAACAGCAGCTTTATGCGGACATTCCTTTCACCGAAGAAGCACAATTAGAGGCGCTGGTAAGTATTGAAGATGCTTACTATAATTTAGGTGGCATCTATAACTTTGACTTGGAAGAAAAACACAATGCCATAGAAACGTTTGAAACGATGCTGGCACGCTTTCCAGAAACGGAGTATGAGCCAGAAGTTTTATATGAATTGTATCTCTTGTACAAGGGGTTGGAAGATGAAGCTTATGTCAAGTACAAAAACCAAATACTTCAAAACCATCCTGAAAGTATTTATGCCAAGATCCTGGAAAATCCTAACTACCGGGAAGAAAGTAGCCTAGCTAGTGAAAAGATGAAAAAAATCTATAAATCAGCCTACGAGCTTTATGATGAAGGTAAGTACAAAGAAGCATTGCAGATGATTAATGCTAGCCTGAAGGAGTTTTCAGACAATGACTTTACCGATAACATGCAGTTTCTGAAGGTACTGATCACTGGAAAAACTGAGGATTTCTATCAATATCAGCTTGGGTTGCAAAATTTCCTTGAGGTGTTTCCTGAGAGTGATCTCTATACCTATGCGGAACAGTTACTGGAAAAGTCAAGGACCTTTAAAGAAGAAGAAGCAAAACGTAGAGGAGCCAATTACAGAGAAAGGTTTGACCGGCAGCATTCGTTTATAATTCTCTACAATAATGTCCAGAAAATTTCCACAGATTTGCCCAAAGCCATTAACGCATTTAACAGCCAAAAATTCGCAGATAAAAATCTAACTGTAGCGAACCTGATGCTGGAAGGCGGTAAAGTAATGATTATTGTAGAAAAATTTGATGATATAGAAAGTGCAAGAGCCTACTTTGAGGAAATTAGTGGAGAGGAAAACCCTGTCCTGCAGTTGTCAGCTGAGCAAAGGAACGAAGTAGGAGAAAGCTTTGTCATAACGGAGGACAATCTGAACATTTTATTGCAGACACAGGATGTGGATGAATATCTGCGTTTTTTCGAAAAGCATTACATGTAA
- a CDS encoding M23 family metallopeptidase produces MLIGSLFLVNTLLEQWFDPRYAQAESNRKLIELSMAVDSLEQEVQKKQHFITSFQQVVRGDSITDNEQFYIDNSGDRVVNASPERRNEISNVDSQFRQEFEEDGVELLTVNANSASSQLDELFFFTPITGIISSSYNPKQGHYGVDIVSKKNEPIKSVADGTVILASWTQDAGYVITVQHRSNVISVYKHNSSLLKKSGDFINAGDVIAIIGNTGELTSGPHLHFELWYNGNPVDPEEFVSF; encoded by the coding sequence ATGCTGATTGGAAGTTTATTTTTAGTAAATACCTTACTAGAGCAGTGGTTTGACCCAAGATATGCACAAGCTGAGTCTAACAGAAAATTAATTGAGCTGTCCATGGCAGTAGATTCGCTAGAACAGGAGGTACAGAAGAAACAACACTTTATAACCTCTTTTCAGCAGGTGGTGCGTGGGGACTCTATTACTGATAATGAACAATTTTATATAGATAACTCTGGTGATAGAGTTGTGAATGCCAGTCCGGAACGTCGTAATGAAATCTCAAATGTAGATTCCCAGTTCAGGCAAGAGTTTGAAGAAGATGGCGTGGAACTGCTCACCGTAAATGCAAATAGTGCATCCAGTCAGTTGGATGAGTTATTTTTCTTTACACCGATTACAGGTATTATATCATCATCCTACAATCCCAAACAGGGGCATTATGGGGTGGATATCGTATCTAAGAAAAATGAACCTATTAAATCAGTAGCCGATGGTACAGTGATTCTGGCCTCCTGGACACAGGACGCTGGCTATGTAATCACGGTACAACATCGTAGTAATGTTATTTCCGTTTATAAACATAACTCCAGTTTACTAAAAAAATCCGGAGATTTTATAAATGCAGGCGATGTAATTGCTATTATTGGAAATACAGGGGAGCTTACCTCAGGACCACACTTACATTTTGAACTTTGGTACAATGGAAACCCTGTAGACCCTGAAGAGTTTGTATCATTTTAA
- a CDS encoding bactofilin family protein — protein sequence MTMFSNNQKEKVKTEEASNSSSIIGKGTSVQGDLNTVGNMRIEGDVKGNVTCKSKIALGQSSYVEGTVLAQNAEIAGEIQGSIEISELLILRPTAVIHGDIVTNKLIVESGATFNGSCRMGVSVNDINFDDEPDEFQPEDEPEEDIKSSSKEKESRSI from the coding sequence ATGACAATGTTCAGCAACAATCAAAAAGAGAAGGTGAAGACAGAAGAAGCTAGTAACTCTAGCAGTATTATTGGCAAAGGCACATCTGTACAAGGCGACTTGAATACAGTAGGCAATATGCGTATCGAAGGTGATGTCAAAGGAAATGTGACCTGTAAATCAAAGATAGCACTAGGCCAGTCTTCTTATGTAGAAGGTACAGTATTGGCCCAGAATGCCGAAATAGCAGGTGAGATCCAGGGTTCAATAGAGATCTCAGAGCTACTTATCTTAAGACCGACTGCTGTGATCCATGGAGATATTGTTACCAATAAGCTCATTGTAGAATCTGGAGCTACTTTCAATGGGTCTTGTCGAATGGGCGTCTCTGTAAATGATATTAATTTTGACGATGAACCAGATGAATTCCAACCAGAAGATGAACCAGAAGAAGACATCAAGTCAAGCTCCAAAGAAAAAGAATCAAGATCAATTTAA
- a CDS encoding AtpZ/AtpI family protein, with translation MNQKKTSSQAPKKKNQDQFKSYIKYSGLAFQMVAVMGLAVWGGMKLDDTMGNDFPLFTIIFALIAFSGSLILTIRSLPKE, from the coding sequence ATGAACCAGAAGAAGACATCAAGTCAAGCTCCAAAGAAAAAGAATCAAGATCAATTTAAGTCTTATATTAAGTACTCAGGCTTGGCATTTCAAATGGTTGCTGTCATGGGCCTAGCAGTATGGGGCGGCATGAAATTGGATGATACAATGGGCAATGATTTTCCGTTATTTACGATTATCTTTGCCCTTATTGCTTTTTCTGGTTCACTAATCCTTACCATCCGAAGCTTACCCAAAGAGTAA